A genomic stretch from Thermostichus vulcanus str. 'Rupite' includes:
- a CDS encoding UDP-glucose dehydrogenase family protein, with the protein MNVTVIGTGYVGLVTGACLAQIGHQVICVDNNRDKVAALQAGKIPIYEPGLESIVFRHSYRPIDPKADHEAASTPPGFIQFTTDLNRGIEFGDIIFITVGTPALPSGDPNLQYVEAVARGIGQGLIRTQTRSRYRVIVNKSTVPIGSGDWVRMMILDGAAQAAKEELWVGSSVLAGSHSNPRRFDLQSVLPHFDVVSNPEFLREGSAIWDTFHPDRIVIGSDSPTAIAIMRQLYEPIINHSWDPEATPEAQPPVPFLVTDLASAEMVKYAANAFLATKISFINEVATICERVGADVTEVARGIGLDSRIGPKFLNAGIGWGGSCFPKDVSALVRTGADYHCATPILEAVIETNRQQRLRIVEKLQQELKVLKGKTIGLLGLTFKPNTDDMRDAPSLTVIEQLLKLGAKVKAYDPMIQSNQGSLAGVQLESDALSLAQGCDALVLVTEWPEFASVDFDRLAAGMRRALIVDGRNFFSPQQMRQAGFTYLGMGR; encoded by the coding sequence ATGAATGTAACCGTAATTGGCACGGGTTATGTAGGTTTGGTAACAGGCGCCTGTTTGGCTCAAATTGGCCATCAGGTGATCTGTGTGGACAATAACCGTGACAAAGTTGCGGCTCTACAAGCTGGAAAAATTCCAATTTACGAACCAGGGTTGGAGTCGATTGTCTTCCGTCACTCTTACAGACCCATAGACCCTAAAGCAGATCATGAAGCTGCCTCCACTCCTCCGGGGTTCATTCAATTCACCACTGACCTCAACCGTGGCATTGAATTCGGGGACATTATCTTCATTACGGTTGGCACTCCGGCTTTGCCCTCCGGGGATCCGAATTTGCAGTACGTGGAAGCCGTGGCCCGTGGCATTGGGCAGGGCTTAATCCGTACCCAAACGCGCTCTCGTTACCGAGTGATTGTCAATAAGTCCACGGTGCCAATTGGCTCTGGGGATTGGGTGCGCATGATGATTCTGGATGGAGCCGCCCAGGCAGCCAAAGAGGAACTATGGGTGGGCAGTTCAGTGTTGGCGGGATCCCATAGCAATCCACGGCGCTTCGATTTGCAGTCTGTGTTGCCCCACTTTGATGTGGTCAGCAATCCGGAATTTTTAAGAGAAGGCAGCGCCATTTGGGATACCTTCCATCCCGACCGCATTGTCATCGGCTCGGATAGCCCCACTGCCATAGCGATCATGCGGCAACTTTATGAACCGATCATCAACCACAGCTGGGATCCCGAGGCAACCCCCGAGGCACAACCGCCGGTACCCTTTTTGGTGACGGATTTGGCCTCTGCAGAAATGGTGAAATATGCCGCCAACGCCTTTTTGGCCACCAAGATTAGCTTCATCAACGAAGTAGCCACCATTTGTGAACGGGTGGGGGCCGATGTTACAGAGGTGGCCAGAGGAATTGGCCTTGACTCTCGCATTGGCCCTAAGTTTCTCAATGCCGGCATTGGCTGGGGGGGGAGCTGTTTCCCCAAGGACGTATCGGCCTTGGTGCGAACGGGGGCAGATTACCACTGTGCTACTCCCATCTTGGAAGCGGTGATCGAAACGAATCGTCAGCAGCGGTTACGGATAGTGGAAAAGCTCCAGCAAGAATTGAAGGTCTTGAAGGGAAAAACCATTGGCCTGTTGGGGCTCACCTTCAAACCCAATACCGACGACATGCGGGATGCCCCTTCCCTGACGGTGATCGAGCAACTGCTGAAACTAGGCGCCAAGGTCAAAGCCTACGACCCGATGATTCAATCCAATCAGGGATCCCTGGCGGGGGTGCAATTGGAGAGCGATGCCCTGAGTTTGGCCCAAGGCTGTGATGCTTTGGTTTTGGTAACGGAATGGCCAGAGTTTGCCAGTGTGGACTTTGACCGTTTGGCGGCGGGGATGCGGCGAGCCTTGATCGTGGATGGCCGTAACTTTTTCTCGCCGCAGCAGATGCGTCAGGCAGGGTTTACCTACCTTGGCATGGGGCGTTGA
- the galE gene encoding UDP-glucose 4-epimerase GalE, whose translation MRFLVTGGAGYIGSHTCKALAASGHTPITFDNLVYGHPWAVRWGPLEKGDIADRERLDQVINQYQPEGVIHFAAYAYVGESVKDPAKYYRNNVGGSLSLLEAMRDHGIPYIVFSSTCASYGIPEQIPIPESHPQRPINPYGQSKLMVEQMLRDFRLAYGIQSISLRYFNAAGADPDGEIGEAHDPETHLIPLVLDAASGQRPHITIFGDDYDTPDGTCIRDYIHVSDLAQAHVLAVEALTTHQPVQPAYNLGNGQGFSVKDVIATAEAVTQKRIPVQIGARRPGDPPRLVGDASAIMQDLGWKPAYADLTQIIETAWRWHQQQPYSTQ comes from the coding sequence ATGCGTTTCTTGGTTACAGGCGGTGCCGGCTATATCGGTAGCCACACCTGCAAAGCCTTGGCTGCCTCCGGCCATACCCCGATCACCTTCGACAATTTGGTGTATGGGCACCCCTGGGCTGTTCGCTGGGGGCCTTTGGAAAAGGGCGATATTGCTGACCGGGAGCGACTGGATCAGGTGATCAATCAGTATCAACCGGAAGGGGTGATCCACTTTGCCGCCTATGCCTACGTGGGAGAGTCGGTCAAAGATCCAGCCAAGTACTATCGCAATAATGTGGGGGGATCCCTCAGTTTGCTAGAGGCGATGCGGGATCACGGCATCCCTTACATTGTTTTCTCCAGCACCTGTGCCTCTTACGGTATACCCGAACAGATCCCAATCCCAGAAAGCCATCCCCAACGCCCCATCAACCCCTACGGCCAGAGCAAGCTGATGGTGGAACAAATGCTGCGGGATTTTCGCCTTGCTTACGGGATCCAATCGATTAGCCTACGCTATTTCAACGCAGCAGGGGCGGATCCCGATGGGGAAATTGGAGAGGCCCACGACCCGGAAACCCATCTGATCCCCTTGGTATTGGATGCAGCCAGTGGGCAGCGGCCCCACATCACCATTTTTGGGGATGACTACGACACCCCAGACGGCACTTGTATTCGGGATTATATTCACGTCAGTGACTTGGCCCAAGCCCATGTCCTCGCTGTAGAAGCCTTGACCACCCATCAGCCTGTGCAACCCGCCTACAACCTGGGGAATGGGCAAGGCTTTTCGGTCAAAGACGTGATTGCCACCGCCGAAGCCGTCACCCAAAAAAGGATCCCGGTTCAAATTGGGGCACGTCGTCCAGGGGATCCCCCGCGCTTAGTAGGCGATGCCAGCGCCATCATGCAGGATCTAGGCTGGAAACCCGCCTATGCCGACTTAACCCAGATCATTGAAACCGCCTGGCGTTGGCATCAGCAGCAGCCCTATTCCACCCAGTGA
- the gap gene encoding type I glyceraldehyde-3-phosphate dehydrogenase, which yields MVRVAINGFGRIGRNFLRCWLGRAQSNLDIVAINDTSDARTAAHLLKYDSILGPLQGAEVEPTERGLVVNGKHINTVSDRNPSNLPWKDWNVDLVIEATGVFVNYEGASKHIEAGAKKVMITAPAKGSDIPTFVYGVNQATYDPVRHNIVSNASCTTNCLTPIIKVLLEKFGIVRATMTTTHSYTGDQRILDGGHRDLRRARAAALSMVPTTTGAAKAVALVIPELKGKLSGVAVRVPTPNVSLVDLVVQTEKSVIAEEVNDALKEASLTTMKGILAYSDIPLVSIDYRGHDCSAIVDAEMTNVLGGDLVKVMAWYDNEWGYSQRVVDLAEYMAAHWVE from the coding sequence GTGGTCAGGGTAGCAATCAACGGATTTGGTCGCATCGGTCGCAACTTCTTGCGCTGTTGGTTAGGTCGCGCTCAGTCCAATCTGGACATCGTGGCCATCAATGACACTTCGGATGCTCGCACTGCTGCCCACCTGCTCAAATACGATTCCATCCTGGGGCCGCTGCAAGGGGCGGAAGTTGAGCCCACTGAGCGGGGGTTGGTGGTGAATGGCAAACACATCAACACCGTTTCCGATCGCAACCCCAGTAACTTGCCCTGGAAAGATTGGAATGTAGATTTGGTGATCGAGGCTACGGGGGTCTTCGTCAACTATGAGGGTGCCTCCAAGCATATCGAAGCCGGGGCCAAAAAGGTGATGATTACGGCTCCAGCCAAAGGCAGCGACATTCCTACTTTTGTGTACGGGGTAAACCAAGCTACTTATGATCCCGTGCGGCACAACATCGTCAGCAATGCCAGCTGCACCACCAATTGCTTGACCCCGATCATCAAGGTCCTGCTGGAAAAATTTGGCATCGTCCGGGCCACCATGACCACCACCCACAGTTACACCGGCGATCAGCGCATTTTGGACGGTGGACACCGGGATCTGCGACGGGCACGGGCGGCTGCTTTAAGCATGGTGCCCACCACCACGGGGGCAGCTAAGGCCGTGGCGCTGGTGATTCCCGAACTGAAGGGCAAACTGAGCGGGGTTGCGGTACGAGTTCCCACCCCCAATGTTTCTTTGGTGGATTTGGTCGTGCAAACCGAGAAGAGCGTCATTGCTGAAGAGGTGAATGATGCCCTTAAGGAAGCCTCTTTAACCACCATGAAAGGGATCCTCGCCTATTCCGATATTCCGTTGGTGTCGATTGACTATCGCGGCCATGACTGCTCGGCCATTGTGGATGCGGAAATGACCAATGTGCTGGGTGGCGATTTGGTTAAGGTGATGGCCTGGTACGACAACGAGTGGGGCTACTCTCAGCGGGTGGTGGATCTGGCGGAATACATGGCGGCTCACTGGGTGGAATAG
- a CDS encoding polysaccharide biosynthesis/export family protein yields the protein MKQHGWLLACALGLSCFPGVALAVEPPLSLDSRLTWQERAYILGPGDRVRVTVLNEPSLSGDQQVLLDGTLALPLVGTVPVEGLTLQQAAGDLEQKFAFYLKYPSVSVSLLDTRGFRINVVGEVNRPGGYTVSPKQGTTGASEVLEVGATTLREDVPRLTQLLQLAGGITQKADIRNIEIRRQTRNGSEQTLQVNLWELLQNGAASEDPIIYDGDTIRVPVASQVSPAEISQLSAANFAPDTITINVVGEVTRPGAVSLSPNASLNVAILAAGGLTPKAQQTVELIRLNPDGSVEARQIGVDFAQGISEESNPPLRNSDVIVVRPSGAAQMSDSLDIALNPINILLRPLTSIGNLWRVIDLLTR from the coding sequence ATGAAACAGCATGGTTGGCTTCTTGCCTGCGCTCTGGGTTTAAGCTGTTTTCCTGGGGTGGCCCTAGCGGTTGAACCTCCCCTCAGCCTGGATAGTCGCCTCACTTGGCAGGAGCGGGCCTATATTCTGGGGCCTGGAGATCGGGTACGGGTAACGGTTTTGAATGAGCCTAGCCTCAGTGGGGATCAGCAGGTGTTATTGGATGGCACCTTGGCTCTGCCTCTAGTCGGCACGGTACCGGTGGAGGGGCTGACGCTCCAACAAGCGGCTGGAGACTTGGAACAAAAATTTGCCTTCTATTTGAAATACCCTTCGGTCAGTGTCAGCCTTCTCGATACCCGCGGTTTTCGGATCAATGTGGTGGGGGAAGTAAACCGACCGGGGGGCTACACCGTGTCTCCCAAGCAGGGCACGACCGGTGCCTCTGAGGTGCTGGAGGTGGGGGCAACCACCTTAAGGGAAGATGTGCCTCGCTTGACCCAACTGCTCCAACTGGCGGGCGGCATCACTCAAAAAGCTGATATTCGCAACATCGAGATCCGCCGACAAACCCGGAATGGCAGCGAGCAAACGTTGCAAGTCAACCTCTGGGAGCTGCTACAGAACGGAGCAGCCAGCGAAGATCCGATCATCTACGACGGCGACACGATTCGGGTTCCGGTCGCCAGCCAGGTTAGCCCGGCTGAAATTAGCCAGCTCAGTGCCGCCAATTTTGCCCCAGACACAATCACCATCAATGTCGTCGGTGAAGTCACTCGTCCTGGAGCAGTCAGCCTCAGCCCGAATGCCTCCTTGAATGTGGCCATTTTGGCTGCCGGAGGATTGACCCCCAAAGCCCAACAGACCGTGGAACTGATTCGGCTCAATCCAGATGGCAGTGTGGAAGCACGGCAGATTGGGGTCGATTTTGCTCAGGGCATTAGCGAGGAAAGCAACCCTCCCCTACGCAATTCGGATGTGATCGTGGTTCGCCCCTCTGGTGCCGCCCAGATGTCCGACAGCTTGGACATTGCCCTCAACCCGATCAATATTCTTTTGCGACCACTCACCAGTATTGGTAACCTTTGGCGGGTGATCGACTTGCTAACGCGCTAG